One Microbaculum marinisediminis genomic window, GCTACGTGATCGTGGCATTCCTGATCGGGATCTATGACCTGCTTCTGGGGATCGGCTTCGATCCGGTCGACGCCGCAATCGGTTTCTTCATCCTGTTCGTGCTCAATCCGTACGTCACCGCCGTGGCGACAGGCATTTTGGCACCTGACACGCCGGTATCCGTGAAGGCGAAGCCGGTTGTCTACGTCACCGATCCGGATGACGGAGAGCGGGTGAAGACGTCGATCGACGCGCAGCCGGCCGAGGCGCCGGGAGACGCCGACGAGGCGATAGAGGCTGCCGTCGAGTCCTCGCCCGCCGTCATGCACGACCGGCGCGTGCTCAAACGGGTGATTTCGATCACCGTCCTGATCCTGTCGCTTGCCGCCTTCGCCATGGTGATCGGCGTAAACGTCTTCTCGAAGACGCAGGAATATCCGATCGCCCAGTTCGTGCTGCGCGTCCTCCTGAACGTCGGCATCATCGCTCTGCTCGGCTACATCGGCTGGTCGTTCGTGGCGAGCTGGATCGACCGCAAGCTGGCCGAGGAACGGGTCAAGTCGCCGGAGCCCGAAGAGCACGGCGAAGGGCCGATGATGTCGAGCGGGACGCGACTGCAGACGATCCTGCCGATCGTCCGCAAGTTCGTTCAGATCTCGATCGCGGTCATGGCCGTCATGGTGATCCTGGCGTCGATGGGCGTGAACATCGCGCCGTTGATCGCGGGGGCGGGCGTCATCGGGCTTGCCGTGGGTTTCGGCGCCCAGACCCTGGTCAAGGATCTGATCTCCGGCCTGTTCTTCCTGATGGACGACGCCTTCCGCATCGGCGAGTACATCGAATGCGGCGACGTGGCCGGAACGGTCGAGAAGTTCAATGCCCGCTCGCTTGTGCTGCGTGGCTATCTCGGGGCGGTCTACACGGTGCCCTACGGCGATCTCGGCAAGGTCACCAACTACAGCCGCGACTGGGTGATCATGAAGCTGCGTTTCCGCGTGCCCTACGACACCGACATCGACCTGGTCCGCAAGATCTTCAAGAAGATCGGCCAGGAGATGCTCGAGGATCCGGAACTCGGCCCGAACTTCATCCAGCCCTTCAAGTCGCAGGGTGTCATCAAGATGGACGACTCCGCCTTCATCGTTTCCGGCAAGTTCATGACCAAGCCCAACAAGCAGTGGGGCGTGCGCAAGGCCGTGTACGAGCAGGTGCAGCAGAAGTTCAAGGAATTCGGGATCAAGTTCGCGCCGAAGCGCGTCATCGTCGACGTCCCGCAGGCCGAAGACTTGGAAGAGCACGAAGACGACAGGCAGCAGGCGGAAGACGCAAAGCCGGCTGCCCCGACGGCCGCCGCCGCGGCGGCGGTTGCCGCGGAGAGCTAGACCATGGGCTTATAGGCGCGGGCGGTCGATCCCCGATCACCCGCGTCGCAGCAACATGGGTAGCGCCAGAATGATTAGCCCGGTGGTCATGATCATCACGCCCAGGCCCTCGCGAGCCGTCTCCTCGACCCACCAGACCTTCATGTTCCAGAAGCCCGGCATGGCCGGCCAGTAGTAGAGCGTGCCGGCGACGGCCAGGGCGACGCAGACGAGCAGGGCCGCCCGGCCGATCCCCTGATGCACGATCGCCGGGCGCCAGGCGGCCAGCCCCGCCAGGATCGCCGGTACACCGTAGATCAGCATCCACAGGGAGCCGTCCGGGTCGTTGTACTGAACGCCCACGAACAAGAGCATGAGCGTACAGATGATGCCGTAGACGATCCGCATGGAATTCCTCCCCTTTCGGCCAATCAGTTACGCCGACGACGACCATTGAGCCGTTATTTGATCTGGCATAACGTATTCATAACCGGGCGCGAAGGCCACAAAGAACAAGGGCGGCAAGTAGGGAGAGACGGCGTATGGGACGGGATGGATCGGGCCTGATCGTTACGCCGGACACGCATACCTACGAGCAGAACTTCTCGGTCACGTTCCGCTATCCGGTGGTATTCACGAGCGGGCTGTTCGATCCGGCCAATCCCGTGTTGGCGGATACGCTGTCTCGCCAAGAACCCGGCAAGCGCCACCGTTGCATCGTCTTCCTCGATGACGGCCTTTTCGCCGCATGTCCAGCGATCTCGGACGATATCGTCGCCTATGCCGCCCACCATGGCGACCGCATCGATCTCGTGGCCAAGCCGTTTCCGGTACCCGGTGGTGAGCGCATCAAGGTAGACCTGCATTTCGTCGAGCAGATCCAACAGACCTTGTTCGACCACCATATCGACCGCCATTCCTACGTTCTGGCAATCGGCGGCGGCGCCGTGCTCGACGCGGTCGGGCTCGTCTCCACCACCACCCATCGCGGCGTACGCCATATCCGCGTACCCACCACGGTGTTGTCGCAGAACGACTCCGGTGTCGGCGTGAAGAACGGCGTGAACCTGAATGGCGTGAAGAATTTCGTCGGCACCTTCGCGCCACCGTTCGCCGTGCTCAACGATCTCGATTTCGTCGAAGGGTTGCCGGATCGCGAGAAGATCGCCGGCATGGCCGAGGCGGTGAAGGTGGCGCTGATCCGCGACGGGGCGTTCTTCGAATGGCTCGAACGCCATTGCGACGATCTCGTCGTCTTCGAGCGCGCCGCCATGTCCCATATGATCCGGCGCTGCGCGGAACTGCACATGATCCAGATCGCAAAGGGCGGAGATCCGTTCGAGACAGGCAGCGCACGGCCGCTGGATTTCGGCCACTGGGCGGCGCATCGGCTCGAGACGATGACCCGCTATCATCTGCGCCACGGCGAAGCGGTAGCGATCGGCATCGCGCTCGACACCCGATACTCGGTACTTGCCGGCATGCTGACGCCCGGAACCGAGGTGCGAGTCGCCTGTCTGCTGGAACAGCTCGGCTTCCGTCTCTGGCATCCCGCGCTCGACAAACGCAATGCCGAGGACGGCCACGTCGTGATCGACGGCCTGCGCGAATTCCAGGAGCATCTGGGCGGCGAGTTGACGATCACGCTGCTCGAGGATGTCGGCGTCGGCGTCGAAGTGCACGAGATGGATCATGCGCTGATCGCCGGCGCGATCGACTGGTTGCGCGATCGGGCCGCCGGCTGATGCGGATCGAGGGGCGCCCGGATCTCGGGCTTCTGACCTACTGCACGAACATCCATCCCGGCGAGAGTTGGCCGGCGCTTCTCTACTCGCTGCACCTGCACGTGCTCGCGGTAAAACGCATGGTCTCGCCCGATCGCCCGTTCGGCCTCGGCCTCCGGATTTCCGCGGAAGCCGCAGACGCGCTGATCCATCCGCAGGCGCTGGACGAACTACATGCCTTCCTGGCCGAAACGGACACCTACTGCTTTACCGTCAATGGCTTTCCCTACGGCTCGTTCCACGGCGCCCGGGTCAAGGAGAACGTGTACGCGCCGGATTGGTCGACCGCCGAACGGCTGACCTATACCAACCGGCTCGCGGACATACTGGCCGAGATCCTGCCGGCCGACGTCCCCATGGGCTCGATCAGCACGGTGCCTGGCAGCTTCAAGGGGTGGATGGAGGAGGAGGGAAGGCTCGACCGGATCGTCGAGAATTTCGTTTCCCACGTCGCCCATCTCGTCGACATTGAACGACGAACCGGCCGCCACATCGCCCTGGCGCTGGAACCCGAGCCATGCTGCCTGCTTGAGACAATCGAGGAGACCGTCGAATTCTTCGAGGACGGCCTGTTCGCTGGCGCCGCGCGAAAGCACCTGGCCAATGCGACCGGCCTGTCGGATGCCGATTGCGAGGCCGCGCTGCGCCGTCATATCGGCGTCTGCTACGACGTCTGTCACGCCGCCATCGAGTTCGAGGATCCTCGCCGCAGCGTCATGGCGCTGAAGGACGCCGGGATTTCGATCCCGAAGCTGCAGCTTTCTTCCGCGCTTCGCATCCATCGCATGGACGATGGCATGGCGGCCGCGCTGATGCCCTTCGACGAAACGACCTACCTGCATCAGGTCGTCGAGCGGACCCCGGGAGGGCTCGTCCGCTATCTCGATCTGCCCGAGGCCCTGGCGAAGAGCGACAGGGCCGCCGGGCACGAGTGGCGTGTGCATTTCCACGTGCCGGTCTTCCTGCACGATCTCGCCGCGTTTTCGACGACGCAGGCGTTTCTCGGGGAAATCCTCGCGCTGCACCGCGAGGATCCGATTGCGCCGCATCTCGAGGTCGAGACCTATACCTGGGACGTTCTGCCCGACGAGTATCGCGCCGTTGCGGTGAGCGAGGCGATCGCCCGGGAACTCGATTGGGTGGCCGACGAGTTGCTCAGATGAACTGGCAGATCGCGCTGAGCCTGGGCCGCGTCTCCAACGTGCCGACGGTCTGGACCAACACGCTTGCGGCAATCGTCCTGGCCGGGGGAGA contains:
- a CDS encoding mechanosensitive ion channel family protein codes for the protein MVTLGKVSRLFLGRLVPAAIFFAFLLATPALVSAQDAANTDANASQTVADELAPLSVNERQALVGRLTDAQVRDLLLYYLKVSAPAGADEGQTTAVLSVAALKSNITRLRDNLAAVLSRFDDLVDQYVGHMEQKLGITVGAGGVWFVIRFLVFFVAVGAAVEYAYRFVTRKMVERYEAAPADTERQKLTHAGGQLLHGLGAIVAFAVGYVGIFFTVWDGDLVRRDFVVVVLLAILITRISVAIVRFIFLPKHPGWRIMPVDDEAAAHFVRGTRRQLTLGTTLLLLATLGLMWEVDHDVWRLWALLSAIIFTASVCVFITRYRNHLLRAVETAIKDGSVPRWAEDAAGWSWFTLALSYVIVAFLIGIYDLLLGIGFDPVDAAIGFFILFVLNPYVTAVATGILAPDTPVSVKAKPVVYVTDPDDGERVKTSIDAQPAEAPGDADEAIEAAVESSPAVMHDRRVLKRVISITVLILSLAAFAMVIGVNVFSKTQEYPIAQFVLRVLLNVGIIALLGYIGWSFVASWIDRKLAEERVKSPEPEEHGEGPMMSSGTRLQTILPIVRKFVQISIAVMAVMVILASMGVNIAPLIAGAGVIGLAVGFGAQTLVKDLISGLFFLMDDAFRIGEYIECGDVAGTVEKFNARSLVLRGYLGAVYTVPYGDLGKVTNYSRDWVIMKLRFRVPYDTDIDLVRKIFKKIGQEMLEDPELGPNFIQPFKSQGVIKMDDSAFIVSGKFMTKPNKQWGVRKAVYEQVQQKFKEFGIKFAPKRVIVDVPQAEDLEEHEDDRQQAEDAKPAAPTAAAAAAVAAES
- the eboE gene encoding metabolite traffic protein EboE, translated to MRIEGRPDLGLLTYCTNIHPGESWPALLYSLHLHVLAVKRMVSPDRPFGLGLRISAEAADALIHPQALDELHAFLAETDTYCFTVNGFPYGSFHGARVKENVYAPDWSTAERLTYTNRLADILAEILPADVPMGSISTVPGSFKGWMEEEGRLDRIVENFVSHVAHLVDIERRTGRHIALALEPEPCCLLETIEETVEFFEDGLFAGAARKHLANATGLSDADCEAALRRHIGVCYDVCHAAIEFEDPRRSVMALKDAGISIPKLQLSSALRIHRMDDGMAAALMPFDETTYLHQVVERTPGGLVRYLDLPEALAKSDRAAGHEWRVHFHVPVFLHDLAAFSTTQAFLGEILALHREDPIAPHLEVETYTWDVLPDEYRAVAVSEAIARELDWVADELLR
- a CDS encoding transmembrane 220 family protein; this translates as MRIVYGIICTLMLLFVGVQYNDPDGSLWMLIYGVPAILAGLAAWRPAIVHQGIGRAALLVCVALAVAGTLYYWPAMPGFWNMKVWWVEETAREGLGVMIMTTGLIILALPMLLRRG
- a CDS encoding 3-dehydroquinate synthase, which produces MGRDGSGLIVTPDTHTYEQNFSVTFRYPVVFTSGLFDPANPVLADTLSRQEPGKRHRCIVFLDDGLFAACPAISDDIVAYAAHHGDRIDLVAKPFPVPGGERIKVDLHFVEQIQQTLFDHHIDRHSYVLAIGGGAVLDAVGLVSTTTHRGVRHIRVPTTVLSQNDSGVGVKNGVNLNGVKNFVGTFAPPFAVLNDLDFVEGLPDREKIAGMAEAVKVALIRDGAFFEWLERHCDDLVVFERAAMSHMIRRCAELHMIQIAKGGDPFETGSARPLDFGHWAAHRLETMTRYHLRHGEAVAIGIALDTRYSVLAGMLTPGTEVRVACLLEQLGFRLWHPALDKRNAEDGHVVIDGLREFQEHLGGELTITLLEDVGVGVEVHEMDHALIAGAIDWLRDRAAG